A window of the Natronomonas salina genome harbors these coding sequences:
- a CDS encoding ferredoxin encodes MKVRFNRDTCIGMFQCVAEWDAFQKDEDAGKAILEGSEEVEEDIFEREVPEDAEFDAKFAARVCPVDAIEIYDDDGEQLV; translated from the coding sequence ATGAAGGTCAGATTCAACCGGGACACCTGCATCGGGATGTTCCAGTGCGTCGCGGAGTGGGACGCCTTCCAGAAGGACGAGGACGCCGGCAAGGCGATTCTCGAGGGCAGCGAGGAGGTTGAGGAGGACATCTTCGAGCGGGAGGTCCCCGAGGACGCCGAGTTCGACGCGAAGTTCGCCGCGCGGGTCTGCCCCGTCGACGCCATCGAGATCTACGACGACGACGGCGAACAGCTGGTCTGA
- the mdh gene encoding malate dehydrogenase — translation MAKVSVIGAAGTVGAAAGYSLALRDVVDELVFVDIPDQRETTVGQAADTNHGIAYDSNTRVVQGEYEDTAGSDVVVITAGIPRQPGQTRIDLAGDNAPIMEDIGSSLDEHNDDYVSITTSNPVDLLNRHLYESGDRDRHKVIGFGGRLDSARFRYVLSERFDVPVRNVEATILGEHGDAQVPVFSKVRVDGADPEFDDDEKEEILGNLQESAMDVIEKKGATQWGPATGVAHMVEAVLRDTGEVLPGSLVLDGEYGYEDTAFGVPVRLGSDGIEEVVEWDLDDYESELMDEAADKLSEQYDEIS, via the coding sequence ATGGCAAAGGTTAGCGTCATCGGCGCGGCGGGGACCGTCGGCGCCGCGGCGGGGTACAGCCTCGCGCTTCGCGACGTCGTAGACGAGCTGGTCTTCGTCGACATCCCGGACCAGCGCGAGACCACCGTCGGGCAGGCCGCCGACACGAACCACGGCATCGCCTACGACTCGAACACGCGCGTCGTCCAGGGCGAGTACGAGGACACCGCCGGCTCGGACGTCGTCGTCATCACGGCCGGCATCCCGCGGCAGCCCGGCCAGACCCGCATCGACCTCGCGGGCGACAACGCGCCGATCATGGAGGACATCGGCTCGTCGCTCGACGAGCACAACGACGACTACGTCTCGATCACGACCTCGAACCCGGTCGACCTCCTGAACCGCCACCTCTACGAGTCCGGCGACCGCGACCGCCACAAGGTCATCGGCTTCGGCGGCCGGCTGGACTCCGCGCGGTTCCGGTACGTCCTCTCGGAGCGCTTCGACGTCCCCGTCAGGAACGTCGAGGCGACCATCCTCGGCGAGCACGGCGACGCGCAGGTCCCGGTCTTCTCGAAGGTCCGCGTCGACGGCGCCGACCCCGAGTTCGACGACGACGAGAAGGAGGAGATCCTCGGCAACCTCCAGGAGTCCGCGATGGACGTCATCGAGAAGAAGGGCGCCACCCAGTGGGGGCCCGCCACCGGTGTCGCCCACATGGTCGAGGCGGTCCTCCGCGACACCGGCGAGGTCCTGCCGGGGTCGCTCGTCCTCGACGGCGAGTACGGCTACGAGGACACCGCCTTCGGCGTGCCCGTCAGGCTCGGCTCGGACGGCATCGAGGAGGTCGTCGAGTGGGACCTCGACGACTACGAGTCGGAGCTGATGGACGAGGCCGCCGACAAGCTCTCCGAGCAGTACGACGAGATCAGCTAG